A DNA window from Providencia huaxiensis contains the following coding sequences:
- the iclR gene encoding glyoxylate bypass operon transcriptional repressor IclR, which yields MATAPITKKLKKAKGPASGAAAAGQVQSLSRGLTLLEYISESTGGIALTDLAMQAGLPNSTTHRLLMTLEQHGFVRQTGDLGLWVIASHAFIIGSSFLESRNLLALVHPILRRLMDESGETVNLAILDHTEYDAVIVDQVQCNALMRMSAPIGGKLPLHASGAGKAFIANLPEDKLIPLLSRKGLHAYTPYTLTNPSALKENLQQAKKQGFSYDDEEHALGLRCIGACIYDEHKDAFAAISISGPLSRITDDRITELGAMVIKAAKEISHEYGANR from the coding sequence ATGGCAACGGCACCAATTACTAAGAAACTTAAAAAAGCAAAAGGGCCGGCGAGTGGCGCAGCTGCAGCAGGACAAGTACAGTCATTAAGTCGTGGCTTAACACTGTTGGAATATATTTCCGAATCAACAGGGGGGATCGCCCTCACAGACCTTGCGATGCAAGCTGGCTTACCAAACTCAACAACACACCGCCTATTAATGACATTAGAACAACATGGTTTTGTTCGTCAAACGGGTGATTTAGGCCTATGGGTTATTGCTTCTCATGCTTTTATCATTGGTAGTAGCTTCTTAGAAAGTCGCAATTTATTAGCCCTTGTTCACCCGATACTGCGCCGCTTAATGGATGAATCAGGGGAAACCGTCAACTTAGCGATCCTAGACCATACCGAGTACGATGCCGTTATTGTTGACCAAGTACAATGTAATGCGCTAATGAGAATGTCAGCACCGATCGGTGGAAAACTGCCATTACACGCCTCGGGGGCAGGTAAAGCATTCATTGCTAACTTACCGGAAGATAAACTAATTCCACTTTTAAGCCGTAAAGGTTTACATGCTTATACGCCTTATACATTAACTAACCCATCAGCCTTAAAAGAGAATTTACAACAGGCTAAAAAACAAGGCTTTTCTTATGATGACGAAGAGCATGCTTTAGGGTTACGCTGTATTGGAGCTTGTATTTATGATGAGCACAAAGACGCTTTTGCAGCCATTTCTATTTCAGGCCCATTATCTCGTATCACCGATGACCGCATTACTGAATTAGGCGCCATGGTTATCAAAGCTGCAAAAGAAATAAGCCATGAATATGGCGCAAACCGCTAA
- the metH gene encoding methionine synthase: MSAKVNQLEQELKKRILVLDGAMGTMIQQHKLSEAQFRGERFADWPSDLKGNNDLLVLTQPDIIRDIHSQYFEAGADIVETNTFNSTSIAMADYKMESLSAEINEVAARLARECADEWTHRAPEKPRYVAGVLGPTNRTASISPDVNDPAYRNITFDQLVEAYRESTRSLVKGGVDLIMIETIFDTLNAKAAIFAVETELEALGVSLPIMISGTITDASGRTLSGQTTEAFYNSLRHAQPISFGLNCALGPDELRQYISELSRIAECYVSAHPNAGLPNAFGEYDLDAQNMAEQIHEWATAGFLNIVGGCCGTTPLHIKKMAEAVKGITPRQLPSLPVECRLSGLEPLNIGEKSLFVNVGERTNVTGSAKFKRLIKEENYQEALDVARQQVENGAQIIDINMDEGMLDSHAAMVRFLNLIAGEPDIARVPIMIDSSKWEVIEAGLKCIQGKGIVNSISMKEGVEAFIEHAKLLRKYGAAVVVMAFDEVGQADTRERKIEICRRAYQILTEEVGFPPEDIIFDPNIFAVATGIEEHNNYAVDFIEVCKDIKAQLPHAMISGGVSNVSFSFRGNDPVREAIHAVFLYYAIRNGMDMGIVNAGQLAIYDDLPAELKDAVEDVILNRRDDSTERLLELAEKYRGAGAGEQQVQQAEWRSWEVEKRLEYALVKGITEFIIEDTEETRQRASSPIEVIEGPLMNGMNVVGDLFGEGKMFLPQVVKSARVMKQAVAYLEPYIQELKQSGSSAGKILLATVKGDVHDIGKNIVGVVLQCNNYEIIDLGVMVPCETILKTAREENVDIIGLSGLITPSLDEMVHVAKEMERQGFTLPLLIGGATTSKAHTAVKIEQNYSGPTTYVQNASRTVGVVAALLSETQKADFVARTRREYETVRQQHGRRRPKTPPVALDVARANAVKIDWQNYQPPVPKFLGIQEVTAPISTLRGYIDWTPFFMTWSLAGKYPRILEDEVVGSEARKLLKDANNMLDKLDKDGLLTPKGIFGLFPANRVGDDVEIYTDESRNQVQVMGLNLRQQTLKTEFPNYCLSDFVAPKDSGKADYIGAFAVTGGLEEDALADEYEQQHDDYNKIMVKALADRLAEAFAEYLHQQVRMRYWGYAADENLSNEELIRENYQGTRPAPGYPACPEHTEKAKIWQLLDVEAKIGMQLTSSYAMWPGASVSGWYFSHPESKYFAVAQLQKDQIEDYAKRKGMSVTELERWLAPNLAYDPED; encoded by the coding sequence GTGTCCGCAAAAGTTAATCAATTAGAACAAGAATTAAAAAAACGTATATTGGTATTAGATGGTGCAATGGGAACAATGATCCAACAACATAAGTTGTCGGAAGCCCAGTTTCGCGGTGAACGATTTGCGGATTGGCCGAGTGATCTAAAGGGAAATAACGACCTATTAGTCTTAACTCAACCAGATATCATTCGTGATATTCATTCTCAATATTTTGAAGCTGGGGCGGATATTGTTGAAACCAATACCTTTAACTCAACATCCATTGCGATGGCTGATTATAAAATGGAATCGCTTTCCGCTGAAATTAACGAAGTTGCTGCGCGCCTTGCCCGTGAGTGTGCCGACGAGTGGACACATAGAGCCCCTGAAAAGCCGCGTTATGTCGCTGGCGTATTAGGCCCGACAAACCGTACCGCGTCTATTTCTCCTGATGTAAATGATCCGGCTTATCGCAATATTACCTTTGATCAACTCGTTGAAGCTTATCGCGAATCTACACGATCCTTAGTGAAAGGCGGTGTGGATCTGATCATGATCGAAACCATTTTTGACACATTGAATGCGAAAGCCGCGATCTTTGCGGTAGAAACCGAACTGGAAGCTTTGGGTGTTTCTCTGCCAATTATGATCTCGGGTACGATCACGGATGCCTCTGGCCGTACATTATCAGGACAAACAACAGAAGCATTTTATAACTCATTGCGCCATGCGCAGCCGATATCATTTGGCTTGAACTGTGCATTAGGCCCTGATGAACTTCGTCAGTACATTTCTGAATTATCGAGGATTGCTGAATGTTATGTTAGCGCGCACCCTAATGCGGGGCTACCAAATGCGTTTGGAGAGTATGACCTTGATGCACAAAATATGGCTGAACAAATTCATGAATGGGCAACCGCAGGGTTCTTGAATATTGTTGGTGGATGTTGTGGAACGACGCCATTACATATCAAAAAAATGGCAGAAGCAGTAAAAGGCATCACGCCACGTCAATTACCGTCACTCCCTGTTGAATGCCGCTTATCCGGTTTAGAACCACTAAATATTGGCGAAAAATCATTATTTGTGAACGTTGGGGAAAGAACCAACGTGACTGGTTCGGCAAAATTTAAGCGGCTGATTAAAGAAGAAAATTACCAAGAAGCCTTAGATGTAGCGCGTCAGCAAGTTGAAAATGGCGCACAAATCATCGACATCAATATGGATGAAGGAATGCTGGACTCCCATGCAGCGATGGTACGTTTCTTGAATCTAATTGCTGGCGAGCCAGATATTGCACGCGTGCCGATTATGATTGACTCCTCAAAATGGGAAGTGATCGAGGCGGGGCTTAAGTGTATACAAGGTAAGGGGATAGTTAACTCAATCTCAATGAAAGAGGGGGTTGAGGCGTTTATTGAGCACGCTAAATTATTGCGTAAATATGGTGCTGCCGTGGTCGTCATGGCATTTGATGAAGTTGGCCAAGCAGATACACGTGAGCGGAAAATTGAAATTTGCCGCCGTGCTTATCAGATCCTTACCGAAGAGGTGGGCTTCCCACCTGAAGATATCATTTTTGACCCGAATATTTTTGCCGTAGCCACCGGAATCGAAGAGCATAATAACTATGCAGTTGATTTTATTGAAGTCTGTAAGGATATCAAGGCTCAGTTACCTCATGCGATGATTTCTGGTGGGGTTTCCAACGTCTCCTTTTCATTTAGAGGGAACGACCCTGTCCGTGAAGCAATTCATGCTGTTTTCTTGTATTACGCCATTCGTAATGGAATGGATATGGGGATCGTTAATGCAGGGCAGCTTGCCATCTATGATGATTTACCCGCGGAATTAAAAGATGCTGTTGAAGATGTGATTTTAAACCGCCGTGATGACAGCACTGAACGCTTACTTGAGCTGGCGGAAAAATACCGTGGAGCAGGGGCTGGAGAGCAACAAGTTCAACAAGCAGAATGGCGTAGTTGGGAAGTGGAAAAGCGCCTTGAGTATGCACTAGTGAAAGGGATTACCGAATTTATCATTGAAGATACGGAAGAAACTCGCCAACGTGCTTCCAGCCCAATCGAAGTGATTGAAGGCCCTTTAATGAACGGTATGAATGTGGTTGGTGACCTATTTGGGGAAGGCAAAATGTTCTTACCTCAAGTGGTGAAATCTGCTCGGGTGATGAAACAAGCTGTAGCCTATTTAGAACCCTATATTCAAGAGCTTAAGCAATCAGGTAGTAGTGCAGGAAAAATCTTGCTTGCTACCGTAAAAGGCGATGTTCATGATATTGGTAAAAATATTGTTGGGGTTGTATTGCAATGTAATAACTATGAAATCATTGACTTAGGTGTGATGGTTCCGTGTGAAACTATTCTAAAAACAGCACGTGAAGAGAACGTTGATATCATTGGTTTGTCTGGGTTGATCACGCCATCGCTTGATGAAATGGTGCATGTGGCAAAAGAGATGGAAAGACAAGGGTTTACCTTGCCATTATTGATAGGTGGAGCAACAACATCAAAGGCACATACCGCTGTAAAAATTGAGCAGAACTATAGTGGGCCAACGACTTATGTGCAAAATGCTTCACGCACCGTGGGAGTGGTGGCTGCATTATTATCAGAAACACAAAAAGCAGATTTTGTGGCGCGAACTCGCCGTGAATATGAAACCGTTCGTCAGCAACATGGCCGTAGAAGGCCAAAAACCCCCCCTGTAGCATTGGATGTGGCGCGAGCGAATGCAGTGAAGATTGATTGGCAAAATTACCAACCTCCGGTACCAAAATTCCTTGGTATTCAAGAAGTCACAGCACCTATTTCAACCTTGAGAGGCTATATAGACTGGACGCCATTTTTTATGACATGGTCTTTAGCAGGTAAATATCCGCGAATTTTAGAAGATGAAGTGGTGGGTTCTGAAGCTCGTAAGCTATTGAAAGACGCTAATAATATGTTAGATAAGCTAGATAAAGACGGCTTATTAACACCAAAAGGTATTTTTGGCTTATTCCCTGCAAACCGGGTTGGGGATGATGTGGAAATTTATACCGATGAGTCGCGAAACCAGGTGCAAGTGATGGGGCTGAATTTACGCCAACAAACCTTAAAAACGGAATTTCCAAACTATTGTTTATCTGACTTTGTCGCGCCAAAGGATAGCGGTAAAGCTGACTATATTGGGGCTTTCGCTGTGACTGGGGGCTTAGAAGAAGATGCGCTTGCTGATGAATATGAACAACAGCATGATGATTATAATAAAATCATGGTTAAAGCGCTGGCGGATAGACTAGCGGAAGCGTTTGCTGAATATCTACACCAACAAGTCCGTATGCGTTATTGGGGTTATGCGGCTGATGAAAACTTGAGTAATGAAGAGCTTATTCGTGAAAATTACCAAGGAACCCGTCCTGCACCGGGGTACCCGGCTTGCCCTGAGCATACAGAAAAGGCAAAAATTTGGCAGTTACTTGATGTGGAAGCAAAAATTGGTATGCAGCTCACCAGTTCTTATGCGATGTGGCCAGGCGCCTCAGTGTCAGGCTGGTATTTTAGTCATCCAGAAAGTAAATATTTTGCGGTAGCTCAGCTACAAAAAGACCAAATTGAGGATTACGCAAAACGCAAAGGGATGTCAGTGACAGAGTTAGAACGTTGGTTAGCGCCAAACTTAGCTTATGATCCTGAAGATTAA